Proteins encoded in a region of the Paenibacillus pedocola genome:
- a CDS encoding rhodanese-like domain-containing protein yields MDTGLIINIAVIVLLLWFVYSRIRPAKGLKALSAKDFQNVMESSDKRLLIDVREPGEYKTGYINGAKNIPLSQLSGRLGEIPKEKDVFLYCRSGMRSKNAARILLKNGHTELVHLQGGLSAWSGKLKR; encoded by the coding sequence GTGGACACAGGTTTAATCATTAACATTGCAGTGATTGTATTGTTGCTCTGGTTTGTCTATTCCCGTATAAGACCAGCTAAAGGATTAAAGGCGCTCAGCGCTAAAGATTTCCAAAATGTGATGGAGAGCAGTGATAAACGGTTGCTCATAGATGTACGGGAGCCGGGAGAGTATAAGACTGGATATATCAACGGTGCGAAGAACATTCCATTATCCCAGCTGTCGGGTCGCTTAGGGGAAATACCTAAGGAAAAAGATGTTTTTCTATACTGCCGTAGTGGTATGCGAAGCAAGAATGCGGCAAGAATTCTGCTGAAAAACGGTCATACAGAGCTTGTTCACCTGCAAGGTGGCTTAAGCGCGTGGAGCGGTAAGCTGAAACGTTGA
- a CDS encoding DUF302 domain-containing protein — translation MFHYTVETTKSPEEAILALTENLKAEKFGVLWQMDMKEKLQEKGVELEMTYHILEVCNPVEAKRVLSENALVGYFLPCKLVVYEENGTTKIGLPRPTSLIGLIENDKLMSIASDIEKRLISCVDKSQ, via the coding sequence GTGTTCCATTACACTGTTGAAACAACCAAATCACCTGAAGAAGCAATCTTAGCACTTACAGAAAACTTGAAAGCAGAGAAGTTCGGCGTTCTTTGGCAGATGGATATGAAGGAGAAACTTCAGGAAAAAGGCGTAGAACTTGAGATGACCTATCATATCCTGGAGGTTTGTAATCCGGTTGAAGCGAAGCGCGTGTTGTCCGAAAATGCTCTCGTTGGTTATTTTCTTCCTTGCAAGCTTGTAGTGTATGAAGAAAACGGTACTACTAAGATCGGGTTGCCGAGACCAACAAGTCTTATTGGGCTAATTGAAAATGACAAGTTAATGTCTATCGCATCCGATATCGAGAAGCGACTTATCTCTTGTGTAGATAAAAGTCAGTAA